The genomic segment CCGCTGGTGATCCGCGCGGCGAAGTACAGGTTCACGATATGCCGGTGGCGATCCTCGGGGATGCTGTCGTTGGCCAGCATCAGGGCGCCGATCGCGGTCTCGATGTTCAGTTCTTCCCGCAACTCGCGCCGGAGCGCTTCCGCCAGCGTCTCGCCGTAGTCCACGCCGCCCCCGGGCAACATCCAGTACGACTGGCCGTCCTTCTGATGCCGCACCAGCAGGATCCGGCCATCTTCGACGATGATCGCGGCAACGCGAATGCGCGGCAACTTCGGTTCGTGGTCCATGGGCTGGCGCCTCCCGCCTGTATCTTGTTGCACCCCGCAGGCGCGTTTACATCCCGCGCGGGCGGTGCGT from the Candidatus Hydrogenedentota bacterium genome contains:
- a CDS encoding NUDIX hydrolase is translated as MDHEPKLPRIRVAAIIVEDGRILLVRHQKDGQSYWMLPGGGVDYGETLAEALRRELREELNIETAIGALMLANDSIPEDRHRHIVNLYFAARITSGELRTGGDARVVEAAFHPLDGLEDLPVRPVFQTLLKTAIAEASESALDPYLGNLWVD